A stretch of Synechococcus sp. WH 8020 DNA encodes these proteins:
- a CDS encoding lysylphosphatidylglycerol synthase domain-containing protein — MLKRLSLPGGLRLWITLLTLAFVGVALASHATGLRALTISRQGWWWLLLGLGLSWLSLVVNALAWKVLVVWLGHQPERLSLVPLYLRSNLLKYLPGGIWHFLDRFRALRSDLGGGKALVSVLMEPMVMAVAALLWVPFGGFQNGLALLCVLPSALLLPRWREPLLRRLETSKLRQLNRVDPGGMTSIEDEDLGSGRPSYPWWPLASELLFVFCRFAGFWCCLQTFGLLAGQPLGLWLAAFALAWTAGLVVPAAPGGLGVFEAVLLFRMGTIVPEAPLLAVALSYRLLVTLADLIAAAAVKGDAWMTAKVRV, encoded by the coding sequence GTGCTGAAACGGCTTTCTTTGCCTGGTGGTTTACGCCTTTGGATCACCCTGCTGACCCTCGCCTTTGTGGGAGTGGCATTGGCAAGCCATGCCACAGGATTGCGCGCCCTCACCATCAGCCGACAGGGATGGTGGTGGTTGTTATTGGGGCTTGGTTTGAGTTGGCTCAGCTTGGTGGTTAATGCCTTGGCATGGAAGGTTTTGGTGGTTTGGCTCGGGCATCAGCCGGAACGCTTGTCCTTGGTGCCGCTTTATCTGCGAAGCAACTTGCTCAAATATTTGCCTGGTGGCATCTGGCATTTCCTCGATCGTTTTCGTGCTCTGCGGTCTGACCTTGGAGGGGGCAAGGCTTTGGTCTCGGTGTTGATGGAGCCGATGGTGATGGCCGTTGCTGCCTTGCTTTGGGTGCCGTTCGGTGGGTTCCAAAACGGTTTGGCGTTGCTCTGTGTTCTTCCTTCTGCGCTGCTGTTGCCGCGTTGGCGTGAGCCTTTGTTGCGTCGGTTGGAGACCAGCAAGTTGCGCCAGCTCAATCGTGTGGATCCGGGGGGGATGACCTCCATTGAGGATGAGGACTTGGGCAGCGGCAGACCCTCTTACCCCTGGTGGCCTCTCGCCTCTGAACTGCTGTTCGTTTTCTGTCGATTTGCTGGGTTTTGGTGCTGCTTGCAGACGTTCGGACTTTTGGCTGGGCAGCCTCTGGGCCTTTGGCTTGCGGCCTTTGCCCTCGCCTGGACGGCTGGCCTGGTTGTTCCTGCTGCTCCAGGTGGTTTGGGGGTTTTTGAGGCGGTTTTGTTATTTCGTATGGGCACGATTGTGCCGGAGGCGCCATTGCTTGCAGTGGCACTCAGTTATCGATTGCTCGTGACGTTGGCGGATTTGATCGCTGCCGCTGCTGTGAAGGGTGATGCCTGGATGACGGCAAAGGTTCGCGTTTAA